DNA from Pelobacter propionicus DSM 2379:
GCGGCGCTGCCTGAGAAGCTTGGCAAGGCAACCGATCTGGTAGCTGACAGTGGCTACTTCAGCGAAACCAATGTAACTGCCTGTGAGGAGAACGGGATAACTCCCTACATTGCCGTAGACCGGCAGAGTCACAACGTGCCACTGATGGAGCGCTTTGCCGAACCGCCGCCGTTACCCGAAGATGCCGATTCCGTGGCCAGAATGAAGCATCGCCTGAAGACACCTTCCGGCAAGGCGATCTACGCCCAGCGAAAAGTCACCTCGGAACCGGTCTTCGGCATCATCAAGGCGGTCATGGGATTCAGAAGCTTTCTTCTTCGTGGCTTTGAAGCAGTAAAAGGCGAATGGAACCTCGTCTGCATGGCCTACAACATCAAACGGCTGCATGTCTTGGCCGGATAGAATGAGAAATAGCGAAAATCAGCCTGTAATAACCGCAGTCATCGCTGAAAGGGCTGAATTAACCAGGTTGCCGGTGGGAAGACGAACACATACGGAACTTTTTTAATCGGCTTGGCCACAAAAGAGGGCGCCCCTGAGGTCAAGCCCGACAGACTCCTAGCTGATGCCATAAAGCGAATTGTGCTGACGACGAAGATGTCGGGAGGCGTCACCGGTTTTTTTGTGGACGCCAAAGACGAGAAGGCACGGCAGTTCTACCTTCGCTTTGGTTTTATTCCGCTCGAAGACGATCCTCTGAAGCTCTTCCTGCCTCTGAACACACTCGCGAATGGGATAAAAAGCGCCATGACCGCCTGACCTTCAGCAGGGAGGTTGGAGCCGGGAAAAAGCGGGTGAGGAAGCCGGGGAGATGTGTAGGATGGATTTTATCGAATAATTACCTCTGAATAATGAGGGACAGGGGAGGAACGGTAGTGAAATTCAACGATGTTACCCGTGGAACCGGTCTTGAAGAGCATGGCATCACCAACGCGAACCTGATCTACTGGACCCCGCCGACCTCAGTGCTCTACGAGCAGATCATCAAACGGGGTGAGGGGCTGGTTTCGCACATGGGCGCCCTGGCCGTGAAGACCGGCCACTACACCGGACGGGCCGCCAACGAGAAATTCATCGTCGATGAACCCACCTGCCATGAAAACGTCGCCTGGGGCAAGGTCAACAAACCGTTCGACCCGCAGAAGTTCGACGAGCTGTACAAGCGCATGCTGGCCTACATGGATGGCCGCAACCTGTTCGTGCAGGACTGCTTCGCCGGCGCCGACAGAGAACACCGCCTGCCCCTGCGCATCATCACCGAGAGGGCCTGGCACTCGCTCTTTGCCCGCAACATGTTCATCCGGGCCACACCGGAGGAGCTGGAACAGCACGAACCGCGCTTCGCCCTGATCAACCTGCCAGGCTTCCACGCCATTCCCTCCATTGACGGCACCCATTCCGAGGCCTTCATCATTGTCAACCTGGGCAGGAAGCTGATCCTGATCGGCGGCACCAGCTATGCCGGCGAGATCAAGAAATCCATCTTCACCATCCTCAACTACATCCTGCCGGTGGAGAAGAAGATCCTCTCCATGCACTGCTCGGCCAACGTGGGACCGAAGGGCGATTCTGCGGTGTTCTTCGGCCTCTCCGGGACCGGCAAGACCACCCTGTCGGCCGATTCCAGCCGGGCGCTGATCGGCGATGACGAGCACGGCTGGGACGACAAGGGGCTGTTCAACTTCGAAGGAGGCTGCTACGCCAAGATCATCCGCCTCTGCCCGGAGAGCGAGCCGGAAATCTTTGCCACGACCCGCAGGTTCGGGACGATCCTGGAAAACGTGGCCATCAACACCCGTACCCGCCGGGTGGACCTGGACGACGACTCCTTCACCGAGAACACCCGCGCCTCCTACCCCCTGACCCACATCCCCAACATCGTTCCCTCGGGGATTGCCGGTCATCCCGCCAACATCATCATGCTGACCTGCGACGCCTACGGCGTGCTCCCCCCCATCTCCCACCTGACCAAGGAGCAGGCCATGTACCACTTCCTGTCCGGCTACACCGCCCGTGTGGCCGGAACCGAGGCCGGTGTCAAGGAACCCACCGCCACCTTCTCCACCTGCTTCGGCGGCCCCTTCATGGCACTCAATCCGACGGTGTACGGAGAACTGCTGCGGGAAAAGATCTCCCGCCACAACGTCTCCTGCTGGCTGGTCAATACCGGCTGGAACGGCGGCCCCTACGGAGTGGGCGAACGCATCAGGATCAGCTACTCCCGCGCCCTGATCAATGCGGCCCTGGACGGGACCCTGGCCGACGGCAGCTTCGAAACCGACCCTTTCTTCGGGCTGGCCATCCCCACCAGCTGTCCCGGGGTTCCCTCGGAAATGCTCAACCCGCGCAACACCTGGTCCGATCCGGCCAGGTACGACGATACCGCCTCCAGGCTGGTGGCCATGTTCAGGTCCAACTTCACCAAGTACCAGCCCTATGTCAGCGCCGAGGTGGCCAACGCGCTGTAGCTGCTTGTAAGGCACAAAAAAGGGGGGGCGCCAGCAGATGTAGCGTCCCCCCTGTTTTTGTCAGCCAACATAATCGGGTAGGAGGCGGGATTACTCCCGCCGTCCTCCCCCACCATATAAAAAGCCCGCGGAATTCGTTCCGCGGGCTTTCCATTCGAAATGGTACTCGAATCAGCTTAGTGCTTGGGAGCCTCAGCAGGAGCTTCCGTAGCAGCGCCAGCAGTGGCGGACATCGGAGCCTGAACCGGTGCCGGAGCTTCAGCGGCCGGAGCTTCAACAGCCGGAGCAGGAGCAGCTTCTTCTTTCTTCTTGCAGCCTGCGGTGAAAGCGACGGACAGAGCAAGTACCATTGTCAGAGTGATCAGTTTTTTCATGTGTGACCTCGTGTGGTTGAATTTACCATTAGACGCAAATGCGCATGGCTTTAAAATCGATTTATGATCATACTCGCCGAAACAATAATGTCAAGATGTTTTTATACATAGTTAAAGGGTCCCGCAAAATGGGGTTCGTGAGGCAAAAAACATCAATGGTGGAAGCGTCCCATACGCCCTTTGTGGGCGGGTGTCGGCGACCTGTGGCACTCGAAACAGCGTAGTTCGCGGAGCTTCTTCGTCTCCAGCGGAGAGGGCTCTTTCCCCCGCGGCTCCATGTTGTATTCGGGGGTCTGGAACGCCTGGCGGCCACGCTCATCGGCCACAGTGGCGGGTTTATAGGCGACACGCCAGTTGGTGCTGATCTCCACGGTGTGACACTGATCGCATCCACCCGGAGGCGGTATGCTCTTCCATGAGGTGAACATGGCACAGCCCGCAAGAGCGGTTGCAAGGACGGTACTCAACAAAAGAACAGGTTTCATGACGCTCTCCATCCTGAAATGACGGCGTGTGGTACCGTAGCACAGCTCTGGCGAAAAAGACAGTGTTCATGGCAGGGTTATGCGACCAAGAACCCGCAGCGTGTTGACCGTTGTGGCCCGGGCCAGATCATGCACCAGCATATCACGGATACCCGCCACCGCAACCAGCACCTCCCGCAGGCACGAAGGCCGGTTTGACTCCCCCCGGAAGGGCTCGGGCGCCATGTCAGGCGCATCGGTCTCCAGCACCAGGCTTTCCAGGGGAATCTGGCCAGCCAGGCGCACCGGACGGGCCGCCCCCCGCCAGGTCACCGTTCCGCAGAGGGAGATGGCAAACCCCAGCCTGATGAACTCCCGGGCCATCTCCGGCGATCCGGAAAAGGCGTGCATGATGCCGCCCACCCGGCCGGCCTTTTCCTCTCTGAGAACCGTCAGGGTGCGCTGGAAGAGACGCCTGCAGTGGACCAGTACCGGCAGCCCCAGCCTGATTGCCAGGCGCAGCTGTTCCCGGAAGGCCTGTTCCTGCCGATCCAGCGCACCAGGGTAGGTGGGGTCAAGGCCGATCTCGCCCAGGGCAACCCCGCTGGCGGCAATTTGTGCGAGCCGTTCCAGGGCAGCCCCATCGGCCAGGTCCGCATGCAGGGGATGAATGCCAAAGGCGGGAAACAGTCCGGCGTGCTCACGCGTCAGCCCGGCCATCAGCTCCCAGTCAGCGGGATGAACCCCGGGCACGACGCAACCGACCACCCCGGCGCGGTGTGCCGCCTCCAGGACTCCCGGCAAGTTGGAGAGAAGCGGCTCGCAATTCAGGTGGCAATGGGTATCCAGCAGCCTGATGCCGTCCTCGATTTGCGCTTCCGACTCCTGTGGATTCATGGGCATGAACCTTTGTGATTGGCGACAAATTACGGATCACCAGTCATGGTTTTACAGAAACCAGCCGAACAGGTTGACCAGCTTTTCCAGCATACGGGTCACGAGCCCCCGACGCTCATGCCCATGCAGGGTAACGCGCCGCGAGGCCACCACCTCCCGCTCCACCACCCGGCGAATCTGGGCGCCGAAGGAACTGCTGTCGATGATGCCGTTGATCTCGAAATTGCGGTGGAAACTGCGCTGATCCAGGTTGGCCGACCCCAGGATGGTGCGTTCTCCATCCACCAGCATGACCTTGGCGTGCAGAATGCCATCCTCCAGCTCGTAAATCTCCACCCCCCCCTTAAGCAGGGCGCCATAGGAGCTGCGCCCCACCAGCAGCACCAGCGGCACATCGCTGCGTGCCGGCAGCAGCAGCCGCACCCGCACCCCGCGCCGCACCGCCCGCAGCAGGGAGCGGATAATGCGCGGGCCGGGCACGAAATAGGGGTTGACGATCAACAGATCCTCGGAGGCGGAGGCGATGTTGACCAGAAAAGCATGGCGGATATAGGAGCTGCGCTGATGCGGGCCGCCGCTGACAAAGGCCACATTGGCCTCCCCATGACTGGAGCTGCCCGGGCTCACCCCTCTGACCCGCGGAAGTTCCGGCAGCTGGCCCACCTCCATCTGCCATGTTTCATTGAAAATGCCGATCAGCTCCCTGACAGCGCTCCCCTCCACGCTGAAACCCAGGTCGCGGAAGCGTTGCGGCGGTGAAGCAATGCCGGCGTATTCGTCACCAATGTTGAAGCCGCCCAGGAAAGCCCGGCAGCCATCGATCACCATCATCTTGCGGTGATCGCGGCGGTCGAACCAGCGGATACCACGACGGAAAGAGGGAACGTTGAAGGGGATCAATTCGATTCCCTGCTGGGCAAGGGACCTGAAGAAGGACGAAGGGGTATCCATGCAGCCGATGTAATCGTAGATCAGCATGACCCGCACACCGCGCACGACGGCCCGTGCCAACTCGGCCACGACGACGGAACCGGTGCGATCGTTGCGGATTAGGTAGTATTCCAGCAGGATGACGTACCGAGCGGAGCGGATGGCGGTCAGGAAGGCGCGGAAGAAGCTCTCCCCGTCCGGCAGTAGCGCGACGCGGTTGCGGCGGTAGGTGACCGGCGGGGGAGGGGTGCGCGCCCGCTCCAGGCGGCGCATGAGACGCGCCAGCCGCTTGTTCTGTCTGAAGTAGGTCTCTTCCGTCATGGCCATATCAACCTGTATTCGGCAGTTGAGAGCTGCCTGCGTTCGTGCGGACGGGCTCTTTCTGTCATTCCAGGGCTCATTTCGCTACAGCCGATAAACTCACCCTACGGGTTCAGACAGTATCGGCTGTTGACGCTTCATTTCGCCAGGAATTACGACGAAAGAGCCCTGATGCACTCTCTCCGGCAGCTCTCACTTGCCGTTTCCAGAATCACGTCATTGAAAATGGGCGGTTCGACATCAGCGCTGATTTGTGGTGAGTCATGAGCCGTACCCCTATCCGCTCTGTCTGCCCGAGCAGCGGCACTTTCACTGCTGACAGCGGGGACAGAACACCGTGCTCCGGTTGCCGAGCCGGACGGCTTCCAGCGCACCGCCGCAGCTGGTGCAGGTGCCATGTCCCCTCCCGTACACGTCGAACGCAAGGGGGTGATAGGTGACGGTGCCCTCCTCCACCCGATAGGTGCTTCCCAGATCGATGGACTCCTGCAACACCTCCCGAATGGTGACGGCCAGCCGCTCGCATTCGGTACGGCTGAGGGAGGACGCGGCCCGGTCGGGGCGGATTCCGGCGCGAAACAGCGCCTCGTTGGCGTAGATGTTGCCGACCCCGGCGACTATTGCCATGTTCATGATCAACAGCTTGACCACCACCCGGCGGGTCCGGCTCACCCTGAAGAGGTAGGCGCCACTGAATGCCGCGGTCAGCGGCTCGGGGCCGATTCCGGCCAGGAGCGGGTGTTTGTCGAGGCTATCCGTTGTCCAGGCAATGGTGCCGAACTTGCGCGGGTCGTGGAACCGCAGCACCGAACCATCGGTAAAGACGATGTCCACATGATCGTGCTTTCCGGGAAGCTGAGGGGTATGGAGCAGCCGGAGAAATCCGGTCATCCCCAGGTGGACGATGAGCCATCCGGCTTCACATTCCAACAGCAGATACTTTCCCCGCCGCTCCACGGCCCGGACCGTTCGCCCCTTCAGGGCTTCCTCCAGCTCCGGCGGGACCGGTAAGCGGAGCTTGGGAGCCCGGACCAGCACCTGCTGGACCTGTTTTCCTGTTATGTCCCGCTCCAGCCTGCGTCTGGTCAGTTCCACCTCGGGAAGTTCCGGCACCCGTTCCTCCGATCTCGGCCTATGTAATGTCTTTGTCCTCTTGTTCCCATCGTTTGATTTGCCATTGCAGATTCCCCTCAGTGGAAGCGAGGCACGGCCTGTTCGGGGTTGATGTCACTCATGAATAGCCTCCGTGAACCAACCCTCCCCCCGCCCTCCCTTATCAGAGAGGGAGCTTTTCTTCCCCTCTGACAAGGGA
Protein-coding regions in this window:
- the mutM gene encoding bifunctional DNA-formamidopyrimidine glycosylase/DNA-(apurinic or apyrimidinic site) lyase, coding for MPELPEVELTRRRLERDITGKQVQQVLVRAPKLRLPVPPELEEALKGRTVRAVERRGKYLLLECEAGWLIVHLGMTGFLRLLHTPQLPGKHDHVDIVFTDGSVLRFHDPRKFGTIAWTTDSLDKHPLLAGIGPEPLTAAFSGAYLFRVSRTRRVVVKLLIMNMAIVAGVGNIYANEALFRAGIRPDRAASSLSRTECERLAVTIREVLQESIDLGSTYRVEEGTVTYHPLAFDVYGRGHGTCTSCGGALEAVRLGNRSTVFCPRCQQ
- the pckA gene encoding phosphoenolpyruvate carboxykinase (ATP) is translated as MKFNDVTRGTGLEEHGITNANLIYWTPPTSVLYEQIIKRGEGLVSHMGALAVKTGHYTGRAANEKFIVDEPTCHENVAWGKVNKPFDPQKFDELYKRMLAYMDGRNLFVQDCFAGADREHRLPLRIITERAWHSLFARNMFIRATPEELEQHEPRFALINLPGFHAIPSIDGTHSEAFIIVNLGRKLILIGGTSYAGEIKKSIFTILNYILPVEKKILSMHCSANVGPKGDSAVFFGLSGTGKTTLSADSSRALIGDDEHGWDDKGLFNFEGGCYAKIIRLCPESEPEIFATTRRFGTILENVAINTRTRRVDLDDDSFTENTRASYPLTHIPNIVPSGIAGHPANIIMLTCDAYGVLPPISHLTKEQAMYHFLSGYTARVAGTEAGVKEPTATFSTCFGGPFMALNPTVYGELLREKISRHNVSCWLVNTGWNGGPYGVGERIRISYSRALINAALDGTLADGSFETDPFFGLAIPTSCPGVPSEMLNPRNTWSDPARYDDTASRLVAMFRSNFTKYQPYVSAEVANAL
- a CDS encoding phospholipase D-like domain-containing protein — translated: MTEETYFRQNKRLARLMRRLERARTPPPPVTYRRNRVALLPDGESFFRAFLTAIRSARYVILLEYYLIRNDRTGSVVVAELARAVVRGVRVMLIYDYIGCMDTPSSFFRSLAQQGIELIPFNVPSFRRGIRWFDRRDHRKMMVIDGCRAFLGGFNIGDEYAGIASPPQRFRDLGFSVEGSAVRELIGIFNETWQMEVGQLPELPRVRGVSPGSSSHGEANVAFVSGGPHQRSSYIRHAFLVNIASASEDLLIVNPYFVPGPRIIRSLLRAVRRGVRVRLLLPARSDVPLVLLVGRSSYGALLKGGVEIYELEDGILHAKVMLVDGERTILGSANLDQRSFHRNFEINGIIDSSSFGAQIRRVVEREVVASRRVTLHGHERRGLVTRMLEKLVNLFGWFL
- a CDS encoding TatD family hydrolase, encoding MNPQESEAQIEDGIRLLDTHCHLNCEPLLSNLPGVLEAAHRAGVVGCVVPGVHPADWELMAGLTREHAGLFPAFGIHPLHADLADGAALERLAQIAASGVALGEIGLDPTYPGALDRQEQAFREQLRLAIRLGLPVLVHCRRLFQRTLTVLREEKAGRVGGIMHAFSGSPEMAREFIRLGFAISLCGTVTWRGAARPVRLAGQIPLESLVLETDAPDMAPEPFRGESNRPSCLREVLVAVAGIRDMLVHDLARATTVNTLRVLGRITLP